The Rhodospirillaceae bacterium DNA window CAAAAACGCACGACCCCGCGCCCAGAGACGATCGAGATAAGAAACCGCGCCCATCGTCTAGGACGCGTCCAAGCCGTAAGCGGTATGCAACGCGCGCAACGCCAGCTCTGTATATTTTTCGGCAATCAGGACGCTGACCTTGATTTCCGATGTGGAGATAACCTGGATATTGATCCCTTTTTCGGAAAGGGTTTGAAACATTCGCTGGGCAACGCCCGCATGGCTTCGCATGCCAACACCGATTACCGAAATTTTCGAAACGTCAGAATCTGGTATAAGAGACTGATAATTAAGATCTTTTCTCTTCGCCTCCAGAACCTCTTGGGCGCGACTGAAGTCGCCCCGCGTCACCGTGAAGGTCAAATCCGTCGTGCGACCGTCTTCGGAAACGTTCTGGACGATCATATCAACATTGATGTCAGCATCCGCCAATGGGCCAAAAATTCCTGCCGCAACACCCGGTCGATCCGGCACCTTCACCAGAGTAATCTTCGCTTCATCCCGGCTATAAGCGACACCGCTTACCATTTCCTGTTCCATGATTTCCTCCTCGCCGACGACCAGCGTTCCTGGCACATCCAAAAAACTGGACAACACCTGAAGGCGAACCCGGTGCTGCATTGCCAGCGCAACGGAACGCGTTTGTAGAACCTTGGCGCCCTGGGATGCCAGTTCCAGCATTTCCTCGTAGGTAATTCTATCCAGCTTCCGTGCCGTGGCAACGATACGGGGGTCCGCCGTAAAAACGCCTTCAACGTCGGTAAAAATATCGCAGCGATCCGCATTCAAAGCCGATGCCAGCGCCACAGCCGACGTGTCCGATCCGCCACGGCCAAAAGTCGTGACGCGGCGATCCGGTCCGATGCCCTGAAAGCCGGCAAGAACCGCCACCGTTCCCGCTTCCAGATCGCGCGCGATGGCCGTCGCGTCAATCTTTTGAATCCGCGCGCGCCCGTGGTTGCCGTCGGTCATCACCGGCACCTGCCAACCCGTCCACGACCGTGCCGGAATGCCGAGGCTCTCGACGGCAAGGGCAAAAAGGCCGGCACTGATTTGTTCCCCGCTGGAAACGATGCCGTCATGTTCCGCCGAATCACTTCGCCCGGCGGTTTCATCCGCCCAGGCAACCAGTTGGTCCGTCGTCCCGGCCATGGCCGAAACAACCACCGCAACCTCATTTCCCGCCTTGACTTCAGCGACCACGCGCCGAGCCGCGTTGCGGATCAACGTGATGTCCGCAAGAGAAGTTCCACCAAATTTTTGAACGACGCGTGCCATTTGGCCCATCCCGATCAGTTTCCAGCCTTTCGGGACCCTTCCTGATCCAGTAAGTTACCGAAATCGGGGGCTATTCATAGCCTTAAGCCCTCGTCGGTACAAGCCTGCCCCCACCACCGGCCCTGG harbors:
- a CDS encoding aspartate kinase, whose protein sequence is MARVVQKFGGTSLADITLIRNAARRVVAEVKAGNEVAVVVSAMAGTTDQLVAWADETAGRSDSAEHDGIVSSGEQISAGLFALAVESLGIPARSWTGWQVPVMTDGNHGRARIQKIDATAIARDLEAGTVAVLAGFQGIGPDRRVTTFGRGGSDTSAVALASALNADRCDIFTDVEGVFTADPRIVATARKLDRITYEEMLELASQGAKVLQTRSVALAMQHRVRLQVLSSFLDVPGTLVVGEEEIMEQEMVSGVAYSRDEAKITLVKVPDRPGVAAGIFGPLADADINVDMIVQNVSEDGRTTDLTFTVTRGDFSRAQEVLEAKRKDLNYQSLIPDSDVSKISVIGVGMRSHAGVAQRMFQTLSEKGINIQVISTSEIKVSVLIAEKYTELALRALHTAYGLDAS